The Naumovozyma dairenensis CBS 421 chromosome 1, complete genome genome includes a region encoding these proteins:
- the SED1 gene encoding Sed1p (similar to Saccharomyces cerevisiae SED1 (YDR077W) and SPI1 (YER150W); ancestral locus Anc_8.201), with product MKFSNTQNTLLISLGLASTGLAVVSNSSIPALSTSVAPSGVTSSLPISFSSLISTEAPSSIPPVSLPSPIDNGTTTTTTNAVPSSIPPISLPSPIQNVTTSSAVAPPVYTTTTSNIFNNSSSIHNSLPTTTWTTETEVVTAITTYCPEPTTIITNDKTYTVTAPTTLTITDCPCTITKTTPVSTAWTTETEVVTAFTTYCPEPTTIVTNSKTYTVTGPTTLTITDCPCTITKTTPVGKNPSATVTTTKSTPTASSHTTKRSSTIVSVTRQPSAAPSSTHTVIPNANAAVNNYVNVSIIGLLSILSSMLFL from the coding sequence atgaaattttccaatacTCAAAATACTTTACTGATCAGTTTAGGTTTAGCTTCTACTGGTTTAGCTGTTGTATCGAACTCTTCCATCCCAGCTCTGTCAACATCCGTTGCACCATCTGGAGTTACATCGTCTCTTCCAATCAgcttttcttctttaattagTACTGAAGCTCCATCTAGTATTCCACCAGTTTCATTACCAAGTCCTATTGATAATGgtactactactactacaaCTAATGCAGTACCTTCCTCTATTCCACCAATCTCATTACCAAGTCCAATTCAAAATGTAACTACGTCATCCGCTGTGGCACCTCCTGTTTACACCACTACTACTTCTAACATTTTCAACAACTCTTCATCTATTCACAACAGTCtaccaacaacaacgtGGACTACTGAAACTGAAGTTGTCACTGCTATAACTACCTATTGTCCTGAACCAActactattattaccaaCGATAAGACTTACACTGTCACAGCACCAACTACTTTGACTATCACTGACTGTCCTTGTACTATTACAAAGACAACTCCTGTTAGTACTGCTTGGACCACGGAAACTGAAGTTGTTACCGCATTCACTACTTATTGTCCTGAACCAACCACTATTGTTACCAACAGTAAGACTTATACAGTTACTGGCCCAACTACCTTGACCATTACAGATTGTCCATGTACCATCACTAAGACTACTCCAGTTGGCAAGAACCCATCTGCTACTGTCACTACCACAAAGTCTACTCCTACTGCGTCAAGTCACACTACAAAGAGATCTTCCACAATCGTTTCTGTCACCAGACAACCTTCTGCCGCTCCATCTTCAACTCACACAGTTATTCCAAACGCTAATGCTGCTGTCAATAACTACGTCAATGTTTCCATTATCGGTCTATTATCAATTCTATCCTCAATGTTATTCTTGTAA
- the NDAI0A03610 gene encoding uncharacterized protein translates to MDRSNNSTVHVKKINTGRDNLISHLVHFPFLDIINSLSFLEDKSQCKRNFLRGIKNRYERSLRTISLLFLLVWVIKLELIEILWVKGKKKKLEKLIIVAWPLRAPLWNYFLPGFTTEIRHFFSVGAALILAAPSHHSHQLNSHILSPRKYPSLSLSPLIPAYFFVLM, encoded by the coding sequence ATGGACAGGTCTAATAATAGTACAGTACAcgttaaaaaaattaataccGGAAGGGACAATCTTATTTCCCACTTGGTTCATTTCCCTTTTTTGGATATTATCAACAGTCTCAGTTTTCTCGAAGACAAAAGTCAGTGTAAACGTAACTTTCTTCGAGGAATAAAAAACCGGTATGAACGTTCCTTGAGGACAATATCACTTCTGTTTTTACTAGTTTGGGTAATAAAATTGGAACTAATTGAAATCCTCTGGgtgaaaggaaaaaaaaaaaaactcgaaaaattaattatagTAGCATGGCCTCTGCGGGCCCCTCTGTGGAACTATTTTTTACCGGGGTTCACAACAGAAATACGTCATTTTTTCTCGGTGGGTGCTGCATTAATATTAGCAGCACCCAGCCACCACAGTCACCAGCTTAACAGCCACATTCTTTCTCCGAGGAAATATCCCTCCCTTTCCCTGTCTCCCTTGATCCCTGCATATTTCTTTGTCCTTATGTAA
- the RAD55 gene encoding putative DNA-dependent ATPase RAD55 (similar to Saccharomyces cerevisiae RAD55 (YDR076W); ancestral locus Anc_8.200), with amino-acid sequence MSMGISLSQFIVEKQLPLSSGISGLDDLLNGGFQRRSIYEIFGTPGIGKTRFGIQLVDNFLSSDDDNINGQDNGEKSVLWIETHRPISDNFISRNINHNNHTDTKQTTQDENIFKIRITKYTELLYFFRRQLSKKIKEETKDDEDHDDNDTSHIKKRGYELIIIDGFSQIINDHIQILLNRGYQETSIHETKCNHLILLMTWMTKYIHSHNGTIILLNDSMNTSYQQLDLSSMENDFEVIEDGSNFFVKSWFGGMTNQNSKEETLGRNSIPSRSYSESYTHNNNNSTTGNNKRTPLRRNNVQVLKSSLIANSAMGPKDFKWEIFLKKRIGFFWNWLNDTDANTDKKSKFERCRLAIIFDLNNDHDSSNRSSPEPSNTPLSQQRQGLLKRNNRQEPQQGHIDTLKNSFEKCAKFAYCEVTNTFVSVGNSGNNLNIGVKKRRRLDNVNGDYNMLRSLTTTNSITNATTTIPSTLGQITGTCETLKGGNVSNLIPIEVTQQEQEQEQESSQKSNKKLTDNGLEWTTLSEQGNNKGVNICKDPREETTIQIGKGTMVEDDENDIIYDSEA; translated from the coding sequence ATGTCGATGGGAATATCCTTATCTCAATTCATAGTCGAGAAACAATTACCGTTATCGAGTGGTATATCAGGATTAGATGATCTGTTAAATGGAGgatttcaaagaagatCCATctatgaaatatttggaacACCAGGGATAGGAAAGACCAGGTTTGGTATTCAGTTGGTTGACAATTTTTTATctagtgatgatgataatatcaatGGACAAGATAATGGCGAAAAATCCGTCTTATGGATCGAAACACATCGACCAATTTCtgataatttcatttcGAGAAATATAAACCATAATAATCATACTGATACTAAACAGACGACGcaagatgaaaatatttttaaaatccGGATAACTAAATACACAGAGttgttatattttttccGAAGACAACTatccaaaaaaattaaagaagagacaaaggatgatgaagaccacgatgataatgatactagccatataaagaaaagaggGTATGAGTTGATTATTATAGATGGGTTCTCTCAGATAATAAATGATCATATACAAATTCTACTCAATAGGGGATATCAAGAGACTTCAATTCATGAAACGAAATGTAATCAtctgatattattaatgacaTGGATGACTAAATACATTCATTCGCATAATGGTACGATAATCTTATTGAACGATAGTATGAACACATCGTATCAACAATTAGATCTTTCTTCCATGGAGAATGATTTCGAAGTTATTGAAGATGGTTCCAACTTTTTTGTAAAGTCGTGGTTTGGTGGAATGACGAACCAAAACAGTAAGGAAGAAACTCTGGGGCGCAATTCCATCCCATCAAGATCATACTCTGAGAGTTATACAcataacaacaacaacagtaCTACCGGTAATAATAAACGCACGCCACTTCGAAGAAATAATGTTCAAGTATTGAAAAGTTCTTTAATTGCTAATTCTGCGATGGGTCCCAAGGATTTTAAATGGgaaattttcttgaagaaaCGGATTGGGTTCTTCTGGAATTGGTTAAATGATACTGATGCTAATACTGACAAAAAAAGCAAGTTTGAAAGATGCCGTCTGGCCATCATATTTGACCTTAATAATGATCATGATTCCTCGAATAGGAGTAGTCCAGAACCTTCCAATACCCCACTTTCTCAACAACGTCAGGGTCTTTTGAAAAGGAACAACAGACAAGAACCACAACAGGGTCACATTGACACACTGAAGaattcatttgaaaaatgtgCCAAATTTGCTTATTGTGAGGTAACGAATACGTTTGTATCAGTTGGTAATTCAGGCAACAATCTTAACATAGGCGTCAAGAAAAGGAGGAGATTAGACAATGTTAATGGTGATTATAATATGTTACGGTCATTAACCACTACTAACTCCATCACCAATGCCACCACTACAATACCATCAACTTTGGGCCAAATAACCGGAACGTGTGAAACTCTCAAAGGAGGAAATGTGTCCAATTTGATTCCTATTGAAGTAACtcaacaagaacaagaacaagaacaagagtCGTCTCAAAAGAGTAATAAAAAGTTGACGGACAATGGGCTAGAATGGACGACCTTATCCGAACAGGGTAATAACAAAGGGGTAAATATATGCAAGGACCCCAGAGAGGAAACAACAATTCAGATAGGGAAAGGAACAATGGtcgaagatgatgaaaacgACATAATTTATGACAGTGAAGCTTAA
- the TPS2 gene encoding trehalose-phosphatase TPS2 (similar to Saccharomyces cerevisiae TPS2 (YDR074W); ancestral locus Anc_8.195), whose product MSTPTTPRKQRIINCVTQLPFRIQLNPTNTDWQIRSTTGNSALYSSLKYLSKDCPEYDHHIVGWTGEITRFGGAAINGKIQSDANNELASSTAGDDTGVSLSQYHLNKKQEAAAGADDENVNDEEDPLYLTAEQMDGLKQTIQDDKIHPVWLLRRNQSRWRNYAEKVIWPCFHYILNPSSDTGDQENDWWYDYVKFNEAYAQDIGEIYQKGDIIWIHDYYLMLLPQLLRMKFNDDDLTIGYFHHAPWPSNEYFRCISRRKQILDGLVGANRICFQNDTFARHFVSSCKRLLDSTSKKTTNEDGADQYQISAYGGDLVVDALPIGVNTRELLEEAFTKDIDEKVLAIKEAYQNKKIIIGRDRLDTVRGVVQKLRAFETFLAMYPEWRDRVVLIQVSGPTANKDSPQTIRVEQQVNELVNTINSKYGTLDFSPVQHYYMRIPKDVYLSLLRVADLCVITSVRDGMNTTALEYVTIKSNVSNFQCYGNPLILSEFSGSSTLLKDAIMVNPWDSVAVAKSINMALNLSRDEKITLETKLWSEVPTIQNWTEKFLTSLKAISNSENSTSSDGTGKDGSKKMTPALNRPILLENYKKAERRLFLFDYDGTLTPIVQDPAAAIPTARLYNILTKLASDPKNQIWIISGRDQKFLNKWWGSRLPQLGLSAEHGCFVKDVDSEAWTNLAEKVDMSWQLKVGKTMEEFTNRVPGAFVERKKVALTWHYRRVVPELGEYAATELKKELLKYTDDYDLEVMEGKANVEVRPRFVNKGEIVKRLIWHEHGEPQDMVKGIDQNISLDKMPDFVLCLGDDFTDEDMFKQLNCIEKTWEEKYPEKHNEWGNFGFYPVTVGSASKKTVAKAHLTDPQQVLETLGLLVGNVSLFQNAGTVDLDERGHVKNSESSLKSKIASVAYAMKRSASQNSVVKG is encoded by the coding sequence atgagTACCCCAACTACACCAAGAAAGCAAAGAATTATCAACTGTGTGACGCAACTACCATTCAGAATACAATTAAACCCCACAAACACAGACTGGCAAATCCGTTCTACCACAGGTAACAGTGCTCTATATTCctctttaaaatatttatctaAGGACTGTCCTGAATACGATCATCATATCGTAGGTTGGACTGGTGAAATTACTAGATTTGGTGGAGCTGCCATCaatggaaaaattcaatctGATGCTAACAATGAATTGGCAAGTTCCACCGCAGGTGATGATACTGGTGTTTCTTTGAGTCAATACCATTTGAATAAGAAGCAGGAAGCCGCTGCTGGtgcagatgatgaaaatgttaatgatgaagaagatccTTTATATTTGACCGCTGAACAAATGGATGGTTTGAAACAAACTATTCAAGATGATAAGATTCATCCGGTTTGGCTCTTGAGAAGAAATCAAAGTAGATGGAGAAATTATGCAGAGAAGGTTATTTGGCCTTGTTtccattatattttaaatcCAAGTTCTGACACGGGGgatcaagaaaatgattGGTGGTATGATTATGtcaaatttaatgaagCATATGCTCAAGATATTGGAGAGATTTACCAAAAGGGtgatattatttggatTCATGATTATTACTTAATGCTATTACCTCAATTGTTAAGAAtgaaatttaatgatgatgatttaacTATTGGGTACTTTCATCATGCTCCATGGCCAAGTAATGAATACTTCCGCTGTATATCAAGGAGAAAACAAATTTTAGATGGGTTAGTTGGTGCTAATAGAATttgtttccaaaatgaTACATTTGCTCGTCATTTTGTCTCTAGTTGTAAAAGATTATTGGATTCCACTTCCAAAAAGACAACGAATGAAGATGGAGCTGATCAGTATCAAATTAGTGCATATGGTGGTGATTTAGTAGTAGATGCTTTGCCTATTGGTGTTAATACTCgtgaattattagaagaagcGTTCACTAAAGATATCGATGAAAAAGTCCTTGCCATTAAAGAAGCATAtcaaaacaagaaaattattatcgGTAGAGATCGTTTAGATACTGTTCGTGGTGTAGTACAAAAATTAAGAGcttttgaaacatttttaGCAATGTATCCAGAATGGAGAGATCGTGTTGTTTTAATTCAAGTTAGTGGTCCAACTGCAAATAAAGATTCTCCTCAAACTATTAGAGTGGAACAGCAAGTCAATGAATTAGTTAATACTATAAACAGTAAATATGGTACATTGGATTTCTCACCTGTtcaacattattatatgaGAATTCCTAAAGATGTTTATCTATCACTATTAAGAGTTGCTGATTTATGTGTTATTACAAGTGTCAGAGATGGTATGAATACTACTGCTTTAGAATATGTTACAATTAAATCGAATGTGTCCAATTTCCAATGTTATGGTAATCCATTAATCTTAAGTGAATTTTCAGGTTCAAGTACATTACTAAAGGATGCTATAATGGTTAATCCATGGGATTCAGTTGCTGTTGccaaatcaattaatatGGCTTTAAATCTAAGTCgtgatgaaaaaattaccCTAGAGACAAAATTGTGGTCAGAAGTCCCAACTATTCAAAATTGGactgaaaaattcttgACTTCATTGAAAGCAATCAGTAATTCTGAAAATTCAACCTCATCAGATGGTACTGGTAAAGATGGTAGTAAAAAAATGACACCTGCTTTGAATAGACCTATCTTGttagaaaattataaaaaagCTGAACGtcgtttatttttatttgattatGATGGTACTTTAACACCAATTGTTCAAGATCCTGCTGCTGCCATTCCAACTGCaagattatataatatattaactAAATTGGCAAGTGATCCAAAGAATCAAATTTGGATTATTTCTGGTCGTGATCAAAAATTCTTAAACAAATGGTGGGGTAGTAGATTACCACAACTAGGTTTGAGTGCTGAACATGGATGTTTTGTTAAAGATGTTGATAGTGAGGCATGGACTAATTTAGCAGAAAAAGTGGATATGTCATGGCAATTAAAAGTTGGTAAGACTATGGAAGAATTTACTAATCGTGTTCCTGGTGCCTTTgttgaaagaaagaaagttGCTTTAACTTGGCATTATAGACGTGTTGTTCCTGAACTAGGTGAATATGCAGCAACTGAATTAAAGAAGGagttattgaaatatacAGACGATTATGATTTAGAAGTTATGGAGGGTAAAGCTAATGTTGAAGTACGTCCAAGGTTTGTCAACAAGGGTGAAATTGTTAAAAGATTAATTTGGCATGAACATGGAGAGCCACAAGATATGGTTAAAGGTATTGATCAAAATATCTCCTTAGATAAAATGCCAGATTTTGTGTTATGTCTTGGTGATGATTTTACAGATGAAGATATGTTCAAACAATTGAATTGTATTGAAAAAACCTGGGAAGAGAAATATCCAGAAAAGCATAACGAATGGGGTAATTTTGGATTTTATCCTGTTACAGTGGGGTCAGCATCCAAGAAGACAGTTGCTAAAGCCCATTTAACTGATCCACAACAAGTGTTAGAAACATTAGGGTTGTTAGTCGGTaatgtttcattatttcaaaatgcTGGTACTGTTGATTTAGATGAAAGAGGTCACGTAAAGAATAGTGAGAGTAGTTTGAAGTCAAAAATAGCATCTGTGGCCTATGCAATGAAAAGATCTGCATCTCAAAACAGCGTTGTTAAAGGATGA
- the SNF11 gene encoding Snf11p (similar to Saccharomyces cerevisiae SNF11 (YDR073W); ancestral locus Anc_8.194) yields MDQLSEAVQTTTTNNAPTGENTLGANFNDANQDTNITGNNGNYNPNSNTNSNLDANLSTNVNSNVTSNPDVNLNAENSAQKFLNHSNSTIEGTVTLEEQRQYKVQLLLHINSVLILRVMHMRNSLTGNTSVNQAQLQEVYQAFLSQYLKRVHANLQCISQINQGIQKNKPAISDSPPVTSTQQGAHDVLVKLYLLMNRVFEIW; encoded by the coding sequence ATGGATCAACTTTCCGAAGCAGTACAAACAACCACCACTAATAATGCTCCAACTGGAGAGAATACGCTCGGAGCGAATTTTAATGATGCCAACCAAGATACCAATATAACGGGTAACAATGGCAATTACAACCCAAATAGTAACACAAATTCGAATCTGGATGCAAACTTGAGTACCAATGTTAACTCTAATGTAACTTCCAATCCAGACGTCAACTTAAATGCAGAAAATTCAGCCCAAAAATTCCTTAATCACAGTAATTCGACGATTGAAGGTACTGTAACTTTAGAAGAACAACGTCAATATAAAGTTCAACTATTGTTACACATTAATAGTGTCTTAATACTACGAGTTATGCACATGAGGAATTCGTTAACTGGTAATACCAGTGTAAATCAAGCTCAATTGCAGGAAGTTTATCAAGCCTTCTTGTCgcaatatttgaaaagagtCCATGCAAATTTACAATGTATATCACAAATTAATCAAGGTATTCAAAAGAATAAACCTGCTATTTCTGATTCTCCACCTGTAACCAGTACTCAACAAGGTGCACATGATGTATTGgttaaattatatttattaatgaatagAGTCTTCGAAATATGGTAA
- the IPT1 gene encoding inositolphosphotransferase (similar to Saccharomyces cerevisiae IPT1 (YDR072C); ancestral locus Anc_8.193) has translation MNVFKCLITFIYNVIKSSFNQRHILSLPLNFILNFLPVIIWLTIFDHAGLIPINIRPAIHSKIAFWSDQYLFGDWWGELTTQYDGITKYTNISYFTSSLFASIMLIILPLSIWYHIHYRKGIKQNLLEWYDDIFHFNNKTNPKRLRILLLPYLTPLITFIILNIDHIFAYQSEENFTKTKDLIAWFSYVILHVTVPILTAVYLYVFQPAGTLKCFSFALGLQNIAGVFTHLLIPMASPWFTHLYGINDTEHVNYTQDGFAAGLIRVDTHLGTHLNTKGFHMSPIVFGAVPSLHSAIAFQCALFLLTRSTSLKHRFLKDNHQQVNLKDESYGEDLEMAPLSLRGQSQDNTNAINNKTNSNSNSNSEDEGCSSLSSSENIVGSLNNSADDEEEDVDDLDSTKNEERVITYTPNQDNNNHVSLDFIHYYDENLEITNKWYFRIFNKGLVPKSLIGSFVILQWWATMYLDHHYRFDLFIGVLYSLTSFTIINWFILQPVVLNDFIKIRLGQIEDTKNEGKTLGMRVFQGTNYEWFF, from the coding sequence ATGAACGTTTTCAAATGTTTAATAACGTTCATATATAACGTCataaaatcatcattcaatCAAAGACATATCCTCTCACTGCCGTTAAATTTTATACTAAATTTCTTACCAGTTATAATATGGTTAACCATTTTTGATCATGCTGGTTTAATACCTATAAATATAAGACCTGCTATTCATAGTAAAATCGCATTTTGGTCTGATCAATACTTATTCGGTGATTGGTGGGGTGAACTTACTACACAATATGATGGGATTACCAAATATACcaatatttcatatttcACTTCTTCATTGTTCGCTTCCATCATGTTAATCATCTTACCATTATCTATTTGGTACCACATTCATTATAGAAAAGGTATAAAACAAAACTTATTGGAATGGTATGACgatattttccatttcaacAACAAGACAAACCCAAAAAGATTAAGAATTCTTTTGCTACCTTATTTAACTCCATTAATAACTTTCATCATATTGAATATAGATCACATATTTGCATATCAATctgaagaaaatttcaCAAAGACAAAAGATCTAATAGCTTGGTTCTCATATGTTATACTGCATGTTACAGTTCCCATTTTAACTGCTGTCTACCTTTACGTTTTCCAACCTGCTGGAACTTTGAAATGTTTCAGTTTTGCGTTAGGTCTACAAAATATTGCAGGTGTTTTCACTCATCTGTTAATTCCAATGGCATCTCCATGGTTCACTCATTTATATGGTATCAATGATACAGAACATGTCAATTATACCCAAGATGGTTTCGCTGCAGGATTAATTAGAGTGGATACTCATCTTGGGACACATTTAAATACAAAGGGCTTCCACATGTCTCCTATTGTCTTTGGTGCTGTTCCTTCATTACATTCTGCCATTGCATTCCAATGTGCGTTGTTTTTATTGACTAGATCTACTTCTTTGAAACATCGTTTCTTGAAGGATAATCATCAACAGGTGAACttaaaagatgaaagtTATGGGGAAGATCTTGAAATGGCTCCTCTGTCATTACGTGGTCAATCTCAAGATAATACTAATGCtattaataacaaaacTAACTCGAATTCGAACTCGAACTCTGAAGATGAAGgttgttcttctttaagTTCGTCGGAAAATATCGTTGgatctttaaataattctgctgatgatgaagaggaagacGTTGATGACTTGGATAGTACTAAAAATGAAGAGCGAGTTATAACATACACCCCAAATCAggacaacaacaaccatGTAAGTCTAgattttattcattattatgatgaaaACTTGGAAATTACAAACAAATGGTATTTcagaatatttaataaaggTTTAGTACCAAAATCACTAATTGGTTCGTTTGTTATATTGCAATGGTGGGCAACAATGTATTTAGATCATCATTATAGATTTGATTTATTCATTGGTGTACTATATTCATTAACGAGTTTCACTATAATAAATTGGTTCATCTTACAACCAGTAGtattgaatgattttattaaaattagatTGGGTCAAATTGAAGATACTAAGAATGAAGGTAAAACGTTAGGAATGAGAGTATTTCAAGGTACTAATTACGAATGGTTTTTTTGA
- the PAA1 gene encoding polyamine acetyltransferase (similar to Saccharomyces cerevisiae PAA1 (YDR071C); ancestral locus Anc_8.190), whose translation MSSTIETPNSTSSNSNSTLPLHMYIRPLIIEDCEQVVSLETEGFPPNERASIENIEFRLNTCPELCSGLFIRDFDSSTKEIKSEKLIGHILGTKINRNEKFITLESMGLNHDESSDIVGIHSLVISPDYQKKNLATLLLTDYIQKLSNQDVGKKIVIIAHEPLVPFYERVGFKSVGDNQNVIKDEAFASSKWINMERELVKEEYDS comes from the coding sequence ATGAGTTCTACAATTGAAACCCCCAATTCCACTTCAAGTAACAGTAATTCTACATTACCGTTACATATGTATATTAGACCTttaattattgaagatTGTGAACAAGTGGTATCATTAGAAACCGAGGGCTTCCCACCTAATGAAAGGGCctctattgaaaatattgaatttcgTTTAAATACATGTCCTGAGTTATGTTCAGGACTTTTCATTAGAGATTTTGATTCCAGTACGAAGGAAATTAAGAGTGAGAAATTGATTGGTCATATTTTGGGAACGAAGATTAATaggaatgaaaaatttatcacTTTAGAAAGTATGGGATTGAATCATGATGAAAGTAGTGATATTGTTGGTATACATTCTTTAGTAATTTCACCAGACtatcaaaagaagaatttagCAACTTTATTGTTGACTgattatattcaaaaattgagTAATCAAGATGTTGGTAAGAagattgttattattgctCATGAGCCATTAGTACCATTTTATGAGCGTGTTGGATTCAAGAGTGTTGGTGATAATCAAAATGTTATTAAAGATGAAGCTTTTGCTAGTAGTAAATGGATAAATATGGAAAGAGAGTTGGTTAAAGAAGAGTATGATAGTTAG
- the FMP16 gene encoding Fmp16p (similar to Saccharomyces cerevisiae YDR070C; ancestral locus Anc_8.189), which translates to MLPQLFKTSGKTLLLKNGILSCTSAAKVTKSHMYYTTKVKPVGESGHVKPNQDELETKEQNVFDTNKKKLERMEHDKTYTEFKQDDCDVLRKKGDDARIEQNRPDDGNY; encoded by the coding sequence ATGCTACctcaattatttaaaacATCCGGTAAGACTTTACTTTTAAAGAATGGTATCTTATCATGCACATCCGCAGCAAAAGTAACCAAAAGTCATATGTATTATACAACAAAAGTGAAACCAGTCGGTGAATCAGGTCATGTTAAACCAAACcaagatgaattagaaactaAAGAACAAAACGTCTTTGATactaataagaaaaaattggaaaggATGGAACATGATAAGACTTATACTGAATTCAAACAAGATGATTGTGATGTCTTAAGGAAAAAGGGTGATGATGCAAGAATTGAACAAAATAGACCAGATGATGGGAACTATTAA